A single region of the Salicibibacter cibi genome encodes:
- a CDS encoding GntR family transcriptional regulator: protein MQDLVFSQPLYQQLYESLKKSILTGEFQSGSKIIVTKLAAEYNISRTPMREALRQLQNEGLLVQDGPGLRVIELNIDDFKDLYDCRVALEKEVMKAVTNVADQELINRVEKLLDEADQALGNREYLQLLQLNTDFHDTLLKACPNKRAIQFVQQVRSLLLIYRAKILYNYDSNKEIINEHRQILESLKKGDVQDVIKQVESHLNNDVERGREVIDL from the coding sequence TTGCAAGATTTGGTTTTTTCTCAACCGTTATATCAGCAACTGTACGAATCATTGAAAAAGTCGATCCTAACTGGAGAGTTCCAATCAGGATCAAAAATTATAGTGACTAAATTGGCTGCGGAGTATAACATTAGTCGAACCCCCATGAGAGAAGCTTTAAGACAATTACAAAATGAAGGTTTACTTGTTCAAGATGGTCCTGGACTACGTGTCATTGAACTTAATATTGATGATTTTAAAGATCTTTACGACTGTAGGGTAGCTTTAGAAAAAGAAGTTATGAAAGCGGTTACTAATGTAGCGGATCAAGAACTAATCAACAGAGTCGAAAAGCTTCTCGATGAAGCAGATCAAGCGTTGGGAAATCGTGAATACTTACAATTACTTCAATTAAATACTGATTTTCATGACACTTTACTAAAGGCATGTCCAAACAAAAGAGCCATTCAATTTGTACAACAAGTTCGATCACTCCTTTTAATATACAGGGCTAAAATTTTATACAACTACGATTCTAATAAAGAAATTATAAACGAGCATCGCCAAATATTGGAAAGTTTAAAAAAGGGGGACGTTCAAGATGTGATTAAACAAGTGGAAAGTCATCTTAACAATGACGTAGAAAGGGGGCGGGAAGTTATCGATTTATGA
- a CDS encoding AraC family transcriptional regulator, with translation MLAQNAFSPLSLFYKTKKSNQEELPDHTHDWYELIYIHEGDSTFFIDQNFYKLKSGDIILVPPNTIHRAIIDDYKYMITSVLYFSTESVEHHHFNPKDTFLKLYTQSLKKKEYRYRMDLNPLLEFESYLEKMNTENHLIKSDRYEFLTLHLHTLLLMLNRHCFHAQTRQSGQEQEWVRSLLTYIEDNLCQQLNLEEMAQHANVSPTYLSRIFKQTIGITLGEYITTKRMKRAKDMLCQSDDKIETIAKKCGYNSMPHFYRTFRKHVQATPHQYRRRMGQ, from the coding sequence ATGTTAGCACAGAACGCTTTTTCTCCGTTATCGTTGTTTTACAAAACTAAGAAAAGTAATCAAGAAGAACTTCCGGATCATACTCATGATTGGTATGAATTAATCTATATCCATGAAGGAGACAGTACGTTTTTTATTGATCAAAATTTTTATAAACTTAAATCAGGAGACATCATTCTTGTGCCTCCCAATACTATCCACCGGGCTATTATAGACGACTATAAGTATATGATTACATCAGTATTATATTTTTCAACCGAATCTGTAGAACATCACCATTTCAATCCAAAAGATACTTTTCTAAAATTGTACACACAATCCCTAAAAAAGAAAGAATATCGCTACCGCATGGACTTGAACCCTTTGCTGGAATTTGAATCATACCTGGAAAAAATGAATACTGAAAACCATCTTATTAAGAGTGATCGTTATGAATTTCTGACGTTGCATCTGCACACATTATTGTTAATGTTGAATCGCCACTGCTTTCATGCCCAAACACGACAGTCGGGTCAGGAGCAGGAATGGGTGCGATCGCTTTTAACTTATATAGAGGATAACTTATGCCAACAATTGAATTTGGAAGAAATGGCACAACATGCAAATGTCTCCCCTACCTATTTAAGCAGAATCTTTAAACAAACCATCGGAATCACTTTGGGCGAATATATCACCACAAAGCGAATGAAACGCGCAAAGGACATGCTATGCCAATCTGATGATAAAATTGAAACCATAGCCAAAAAATGCGGTTATAACAGCATGCCCCATTTCTACCGTACATTCAGAAAACATGTGCAGGCTACGCCCCATCAGTATCGGAGAAGAATGGGTCAATGA
- a CDS encoding SDR family NAD(P)-dependent oxidoreductase, with amino-acid sequence MRLKEKVALVTGGGSGIGRSTCELFAREGASVIVNDMNDEAGNETVQRIEEKGGNALFLKADVTTEDEVQKMVEQILQKFDSIDILFNNAGISRVGPLHKIDTEDWERVVDVNLKGVYLTSKHILPNMIERQQGSIINMSSCIAEIGLADRAAYAATKGAVLSLTKSMQVDYASDNIRVNALLPGTVYTPFVERYLKESYSDPEQAIEKLKGRQLSGELGTPEKVAKAALFLASDDSELMFGSPLYIDGGVTFGKNA; translated from the coding sequence GTGAGATTAAAAGAAAAGGTAGCACTAGTAACCGGTGGCGGATCTGGGATTGGTCGCAGTACTTGTGAACTTTTTGCAAGGGAAGGTGCGAGCGTCATTGTCAATGACATGAATGATGAAGCGGGAAACGAAACTGTACAGCGTATTGAAGAAAAAGGTGGAAATGCATTATTTTTAAAAGCGGATGTTACAACTGAAGATGAAGTTCAAAAAATGGTAGAACAAATCCTTCAAAAGTTCGATAGTATTGATATTCTTTTCAATAATGCCGGTATCAGTAGGGTAGGGCCGCTTCATAAAATAGACACCGAAGATTGGGAAAGGGTTGTAGATGTCAATTTAAAAGGCGTTTATCTTACAAGTAAGCATATTCTTCCAAATATGATAGAAAGACAGCAAGGTTCAATTATCAATATGTCTTCTTGTATCGCGGAAATTGGCTTGGCAGATCGAGCTGCTTATGCTGCTACTAAAGGTGCGGTGCTCTCACTGACAAAGTCCATGCAAGTGGATTATGCGAGTGACAACATTCGTGTTAATGCCCTTTTACCGGGAACCGTCTATACGCCCTTTGTAGAAAGATATCTAAAGGAATCCTATAGTGATCCTGAACAAGCCATTGAAAAGCTTAAGGGAAGACAACTGAGCGGGGAATTAGGTACACCGGAAAAAGTAGCGAAGGCTGCGTTGTTTCTAGCCTCGGATGATTCCGAATTAAT